A single region of the Montipora capricornis isolate CH-2021 chromosome 13, ASM3666992v2, whole genome shotgun sequence genome encodes:
- the LOC138029116 gene encoding interferon alpha-inducible protein 27-like protein 2B, which translates to MELSSHTWLIFLLLISPVKGEDSKKSNGLCWSNYAVVIVVGIGAVAAAPLVLSAAGFGAAGVTAGSMAAGAQSTFYGAAVESGSAFSLLQSAGAAGTGTVSNVVIALSAGTAAGTVKNMVSPCKEVVVLSAEEFFGAAEVVAGSMADRAQFAIYGGAVASGGVSALLQKAGIAGTGTIGNVVIAESADIAEEYVKNIVELSATKLFGAAGRAAGSMAAGAQSAFFGTIGNAVTAALAG; encoded by the exons ATGGAGCTGTCCTCTCACACTTGGCTTATTTTCTTGCTTCTGATTTCACCCGTCAAAG GTGAAGACAGTAAGAAGAGCAATGGATTGTGTTGGAGCAATTATGCAGTTGTCATAGTGGTTGGGATAGGGGCCGTGGCTGCAGCTCCTTTGGTACTTTCCGCAGCAGGATTCGGTGCTGCTGGAGTGACTGCAGGCTCCATGGCTGCTGGGGCTCAGTCCACATTCTACGGAGCAGCAGTTGAATCGGGTAGTGCGTTTTCCCTACTTCAGAGTGCTGGCGCAGCTGGGACTGGCACAGTAAGCAATGTTGTAATTGCATTATCGGCTGGTACAGCAGCTGGAACCGTCAAGAACATGGTGTCACCTTGCAAAGAGGTAGTGGTACTTTCCGCGGAAGAATTCTTCGGTGCTGCTGAAGTGGTCGCAGGCTCCATGGCTGATAGGGCTCAGTTCGCAATCTACGGGGGAGCAGTTGCATCGGGTGGTGTGTCTGCCCTGCTTCAGAAAGCTGGTATAGCTGGGACTGGCACAATAGGCAATGTTGTAATTGCAGAATCGGCTGATATAGCAGAAGAATACGTCAAGAACATAGTGGAACTTTCCGCAACAAAATTATTTGGTGCTGCTGGAAGGGCCGCAGGCTCCATGGCTGCTGGGGCTCAGTCCGCATTCTTCGGCACAATAGGCAATGCTGTAACTGCAGCATTGGCTGGATAG